One Oryza sativa Japonica Group chromosome 8, ASM3414082v1 DNA window includes the following coding sequences:
- the LOC4345046 gene encoding uncharacterized protein isoform X1 — protein MHHRLLLRRGAMPVPPPLPPRTPPPGVARPFASLPPPPPLQSRREVHVWYVCPDELNDHSHLDMYMELLSPSERKNALSMNGPRLQKDAMLSRALLRTTLSRYTNSKIDPRSFEFKKNKFGKPEILWRSDDSNMEWPWHFNISHTSSLIACGIAMDAPIGIDVEEKKRKTTKSILSLARRYFTPSEVDSLAKIADSDAQQKEFIKLWTLKEAYVKALGRGFSGAPFNRFSIQLKTNSRIQITKAPKVCNDSDSGDYLSENWRFALTELNSSYYMAVCIEDNSRGSENGSVPLGLKVWKTVPFIEDTLVSGTDAVKLIT, from the exons atgcaccaccgcctcctcctccgccgcggcgcgatGCCCGTCCCCCCGCCGCTGCCcccgcggacgccgccgccgggggtcGCGCGCCCcttcgcctccctccctcccccaccGCCTCTCCAGTCACGCAG GGAGGTGCATGTTTGGTATGTTTGCCCTGATGAGCTGAATGATCACTCCCACCTGGATATGTACATGGAACTCCTTTCTCCCTCCGAAAGGAAGAACGCGCTGTCTATGAACGGGCCGAGGCTGCAGAAAGATGCTATGTTGTCGCGTGCATTGCTGCGCACTACCCTCTCAAGAT ATacaaattctaaaattgatccAAGATCATTTGAGTTTAAGAAGAATAAATTTGGTAAGCCTGAG ATATTGTGGCGGTCTGATGATAGCAATATGGAGTGGCCTTGGCATTTTAATATTTCACACACATCTTCTCTGATTGCCTGCGGCATTGCGATGGATGCTCCT ATTGGCATTGAtgttgaagaaaagaagagaaagacAACCAAGAGTATTTTATCTCTTGCTCGCCGTTACTTTACCCCTTCAGAAGTTGATTCTCTAGCTAAAATTGCTGATTCTGATGCTCAGCAAAAGGAATTCATAAAACTATGGACCCTAAAA GAGGCATATGTTAAGGCTCTTGGAAGGGGGTTTTCAGGTGCTCCTTTTAATAGGTTTTCAATCCAATTGAAAACAAATAGCCGAATTCAGATTACTAAG GCACCAAAAGTGTGTAATGATTCTGATTCTGGTGATTATCTTTCTGAGAACTGGCGGTTTGCACTTACAGAGCTAAACAGTTCTTATTATATGGCGGTTTGTATAGAGGACAACTCAAGAG GTTCTGAAAATGGTTCAGTACCACTAGGATTGAAAGTATGGAAGACCGTTCCATTCATAGAAGATACACTTGTTTCTGGAACAGATGCCGTAAAACTTATTACGTGA
- the LOC4345046 gene encoding uncharacterized protein isoform X2, with the protein MWEWGCCREVHVWYVCPDELNDHSHLDMYMELLSPSERKNALSMNGPRLQKDAMLSRALLRTTLSRYTNSKIDPRSFEFKKNKFGKPEILWRSDDSNMEWPWHFNISHTSSLIACGIAMDAPIGIDVEEKKRKTTKSILSLARRYFTPSEVDSLAKIADSDAQQKEFIKLWTLKEAYVKALGRGFSGAPFNRFSIQLKTNSRIQITKAPKVCNDSDSGDYLSENWRFALTELNSSYYMAVCIEDNSRGSENGSVPLGLKVWKTVPFIEDTLVSGTDAVKLIT; encoded by the exons atgTGGGAATGGGGATGTTGCAGGGAGGTGCATGTTTGGTATGTTTGCCCTGATGAGCTGAATGATCACTCCCACCTGGATATGTACATGGAACTCCTTTCTCCCTCCGAAAGGAAGAACGCGCTGTCTATGAACGGGCCGAGGCTGCAGAAAGATGCTATGTTGTCGCGTGCATTGCTGCGCACTACCCTCTCAAGAT ATacaaattctaaaattgatccAAGATCATTTGAGTTTAAGAAGAATAAATTTGGTAAGCCTGAG ATATTGTGGCGGTCTGATGATAGCAATATGGAGTGGCCTTGGCATTTTAATATTTCACACACATCTTCTCTGATTGCCTGCGGCATTGCGATGGATGCTCCT ATTGGCATTGAtgttgaagaaaagaagagaaagacAACCAAGAGTATTTTATCTCTTGCTCGCCGTTACTTTACCCCTTCAGAAGTTGATTCTCTAGCTAAAATTGCTGATTCTGATGCTCAGCAAAAGGAATTCATAAAACTATGGACCCTAAAA GAGGCATATGTTAAGGCTCTTGGAAGGGGGTTTTCAGGTGCTCCTTTTAATAGGTTTTCAATCCAATTGAAAACAAATAGCCGAATTCAGATTACTAAG GCACCAAAAGTGTGTAATGATTCTGATTCTGGTGATTATCTTTCTGAGAACTGGCGGTTTGCACTTACAGAGCTAAACAGTTCTTATTATATGGCGGTTTGTATAGAGGACAACTCAAGAG GTTCTGAAAATGGTTCAGTACCACTAGGATTGAAAGTATGGAAGACCGTTCCATTCATAGAAGATACACTTGTTTCTGGAACAGATGCCGTAAAACTTATTACGTGA